The DNA region TTAGGAGGAAAGAGTCGTAAGGACTCACTCTTGAGATGGGAAAAGAAATTTTCACAAGAAGCATTGTCATAACAATTCCCTTTTCCAGAATGGGAAATCGTAACACCATACTGATCTAGTTTTCTGAGATAAAGTTGGTTGGTGTACTGAAAACCTTGATCAGAATGCAAGACACAAATGTGTGTGGCATCCCAATTTTCATTGAAGACGAGGTCTAAATTTTCAAAAACGAGCTGATTATCGTTATAATCTGAAAGAGTATATGCTAGAATAGAGTTGTCATAACAATCTTTTATGACGCTAAGGAACATCCTTCCCTGTTTGTGGTAAACATAACTGACATCCGTTGTTAGTTTCTGGAGAGGACGTTCTGCTTTAAAGTTTCGAGCAAGCACGTTGTAGTGGACGTGTCTTGCCTTTTCATTTATCTCACGCTGTGTGCAAGAATGATAGCGTTTCTTTCGAATTGGCGACTTCAAACCCAGAATACGCATATAGCGTAGGACAGTTTTAGGATGACAGAAAATATCGTATTTTCTTCTCAGTTGATAACAAATGAAACGATAACCTTTCTGAGTCTCATTAAAAACAGCTGTAATGCCCTGTGCTAGGTCAGGGTTAAACCGCTTGTGTTCAGGTTTTCCATTGCTTAACCAGAGGTAGTATGATGACCTAGGGAAACCCAAATAGGCACATAAACGGGAGATGGAATAACGTTTTTCAATTGTTCAACGACTTGATAAAGGTGGACTCTTCTCACTTTCTGAGGAGAGTCCTTAAAGTTTTTAAAATGTCATTCTCCATACGAAGAAAGGCATTCTGTTCCTCTATTGTCATTTCATCAAGATTGGTTGATTTTGGGCGACCAGTTGATTTAGCACCTCTTAAATCTTGGTGGAGCAATTGTGGATTTTCGCGATATTTTCTAGTCCATGTGAGGACTTGATTGTTTGATTTCAAGCCATACTTTTTTACAATTGAGTCCATACCACCACTTTTCCCACTAAGATAGTCCTCGACTACTTGTATTTTGAATTCAGGTGGATACTTTGTAAATTTACTTCCTTTTTTAGCCATGAGAAAAGAACCTCCTTATAAGAACAGTATAGTACTTTTTATACTGTCCATTATAAGGGGTTCTTTTCAATCAATTGCTCATCTTTTTCTACTCTTTTGTTAAAGTTACAGTATCCCCTGTATCTCCTGCTAAATCAGGTATTGTTACAGAATCTCCTGAAACTGAATATTTCAGTTCAGTACCATTGCTATCACTGATAATCTGTTTGTCCGTATCAATAGTTACTTTCTCTGAATAGAGGTACTTCACATTATTTCCTCTCTCTGAAAGGAGATTGATATTAAGTATGTTTTCATCACTACTTACTTTTAGTTCGTAATGCAAAGTTAATTCTTCGTCTTCGAATCCCATTTCAGAACCATCAATACCGCTTTTTTCGTATGAATATGTTCCTGATAGCTGACTATCATTAGCATTCGATTGATTACCACAAGCACAAAGGACAATTGTTAGTGTTAGAGTTAGTAGGGTCAAAATTAGTTTCTTTATATTCATTAGTCTGCTCTTTCTTTTAATTGTTTGAAATTATATTTTCCAGCTCAGAATCATTTGGAGCCGTAGATGGGTAAGTTTCAAATACTAGCTTGGGTACGATGTAGATATTCGTAAGGCTAGATAATACTATTTGTTCTGAAACAATCTCTTCTCCCATTACTTGGTCTTTAGTAATGTCCCATAAGGAATTTCCGTAATTGGTTGATAGTAAGTAGTATTTAGAATCTAACTCACTATTTTGAAATTTTTTAGCATAATCAGTTTGACGATTTGCAAGAGCGGATGGAAGAATTTCGAGTTGAATAGACTCCCCAGCTGGTAAATCACTAGCAAGAGCAATCCGAGCGATTTTTACCCTCTCAGAACGTCCTGACAAAGTTGTGTAGCCATATAGAGTGAAATATGTCCCGTACAAGTTGTTATTGTTTGAATTGGTTGTTGTTCCAATCAGTGTTTCATCATAGTTGTTAGTAACAGTAACTTTCAATCTTCTAGTTGCTTCATCATAACCGTCAATCGTGACATTTAGCTTTGTCAATTCAGAAGGTAGGTAGTCATTAGTAACATTTAGACTAGCCTGTCCATTGAAGATGTTGGTTTGATTCTCATTCCATGCTTTTTGACTACGTTCTTCAATCTCATTATGATAGTTTGAACCATCAGTCTCAGCTACTTCTTCATAAAACTCCTTCAACCACTTATTTCTTTGTTCCTCGGAGATTGCATCCTTTGAAGAAGATGAGGCTTCAACAATCTTTTCAGAGGATTTTGTGGTACTTTCATTACTCTGACAAGCAAATAAGAGTACTGTAGATACCAATAGTGTAAAGCTTGCTAAAATTTTCTTTTTGTTCATAGTGTGTCTCCTTTTTTATAGCCAACGGTTTTTCCTAGCAATATCATCATTAAATCGTTTTAACTCTTCAGCGACTTTATTTTGAGTCTCAATATTGTCTCTAGCGTTACGTTGCTCTTGTGCGTGTTGTTCTGCACGTTGTCTAGCCAGACGAGCTTCCGATTCTCTTGTCTCTTTTATGACAGCTTTCGATGCCTGCTCAACCCTTCTAGTTGATACTTCTATATCCCAAAGATTCAAAGCTTTTCCGATGGTCTTCGCTTGCCCATATTCTAATTTTTGTATGAGGAAATTTATGACTTCATCATTAGTCCAATACTGATTGGGAATGGAAATGGTATTCATAATATTCATCATTTCATTTTGATGGTTCAGTAGTTGAGCTTCAGTGGATTTCAAGATATTTTTCAGATTATCTACCGCTAATTGTTGTTTTCTACGCTTTCCAGGGACGAGAGCGTTTTTCTTTCGATTCTCTGGAATAACAACATTTTCATAGTAGATTTTATTTTTTTGAACCTGTCT from Streptococcus ruminantium includes:
- a CDS encoding IS3 family transposase, with the translated sequence MEKRYSISRLCAYLGFPRSSYYLWLSNGKPEHKRFNPDLAQGITAVFNETQKGYRFICYQLRRKYDIFCHPKTVLRYMRILGLKSPIRKKRYHSCTQREINEKARHVHYNVLARNFKAERPLQKLTTDVSYVYHKQGRMFLSVIKDCYDNSILAYTLSDYNDNQLVFENLDLVFNENWDATHICVLHSDQGFQYTNQLYLRKLDQYGVTISHSGKGNCYDNASCENFFSHLKSESLRLFPPNNRDELSQQIKEYMDWYNYDRPQEILKGMTPMEFRESYLTN
- a CDS encoding transposase — encoded protein: MAKKGSKFTKYPPEFKIQVVEDYLSGKSGGMDSIVKKYGLKSNNQVLTWTRKYRENPQLLHQDLRGAKSTGRPKSTNLDEMTIEEQNAFLRMENDILKTLRTLLRK